The following proteins come from a genomic window of Trinickia caryophylli:
- a CDS encoding purple acid phosphatase family protein, protein MPKNSSPDNLAAESAATASAATVSRRGFLKLAGASGFASAAGALAGAARADSTAPDGTPEQIHLTWGDDPRREVVVSWASVAASVNPRVTVTTSGGGHPRVVHGVQRTYTDGLSGVVVFTYHARVDDLHPGTTYRYEVTADNDSRVGSPFSATFATAPRARAPFRFTSYGDLATPNTGWVLSSPQSRFAVEAVERFQPLFHLLNGDLCYANLNPTHQTEVWRDFGNNNQMSAANRPWMPCPGNHEIEFHNGPEGFESYLARYTLPDNGTRFAGRWYSFRVGSVLFVSLDADDVVYQDAAAFVAGPAPLVPAASTGNPAIAPGTSFYVRGYSHGEQTRWLERTLRHAEHDHDIDWIVVQMHQDALSSSKTGNGSDKGIREAWLPLFDRYGVDLVLCGHDHDYERSYPVRGCNHHAGIDAKTGEPVDTLQPRPVPHAERGSNRFDTSHGTVHLILGGGGTSAPLDVYGVDIGNGNPQAKVFTKPNRPVPGATEGTYLRNGADALEDAIWSAQRDTATGYGIAVFDVDPGERGGHTSITMNYYHAPGADQTPTGNYELFETVTLTKRRRD, encoded by the coding sequence ATGCCCAAGAACAGCTCCCCTGACAACCTCGCCGCCGAATCGGCCGCCACCGCCTCTGCGGCTACCGTTTCGCGCCGCGGCTTTCTCAAGCTCGCCGGGGCGTCCGGTTTCGCAAGCGCGGCCGGTGCGCTGGCCGGCGCGGCCCGCGCCGATTCCACGGCGCCCGATGGCACGCCCGAGCAAATCCATTTGACGTGGGGCGATGACCCGAGGCGAGAGGTCGTCGTCTCGTGGGCGTCGGTCGCGGCATCCGTCAATCCGCGCGTGACCGTTACCACCAGCGGCGGTGGGCACCCGCGTGTCGTGCACGGTGTGCAGCGCACCTATACGGACGGGCTCTCCGGCGTGGTCGTCTTCACCTACCACGCGCGCGTCGACGATCTGCACCCCGGCACCACCTACCGCTACGAAGTGACGGCCGACAACGACAGCCGCGTGGGTTCGCCGTTCAGCGCCACGTTCGCGACGGCCCCGCGCGCTCGCGCGCCGTTTCGTTTCACGAGCTATGGCGACCTCGCCACGCCGAACACCGGCTGGGTGCTCTCGTCGCCGCAAAGCCGATTCGCCGTGGAAGCGGTCGAGCGTTTCCAGCCGCTCTTCCATCTTCTGAACGGCGACCTCTGCTACGCGAACCTGAATCCCACGCATCAAACCGAGGTATGGCGCGATTTCGGCAACAACAATCAGATGTCGGCGGCGAACCGCCCATGGATGCCTTGCCCCGGCAACCACGAGATCGAGTTCCACAATGGGCCGGAGGGGTTCGAGTCGTATCTGGCTCGCTACACGCTGCCCGATAACGGCACCCGGTTCGCGGGCCGTTGGTACAGCTTCCGGGTGGGCTCAGTGCTGTTCGTCTCGCTCGATGCCGACGATGTGGTCTATCAGGACGCCGCGGCGTTCGTCGCCGGCCCCGCGCCACTCGTGCCGGCCGCCAGCACGGGTAACCCGGCCATCGCACCGGGCACGTCGTTTTATGTACGCGGCTACAGCCATGGCGAGCAGACGCGCTGGCTCGAGCGCACGCTGCGCCACGCGGAGCATGACCACGATATCGACTGGATCGTCGTGCAGATGCATCAGGACGCGCTCAGTTCGTCGAAAACGGGCAACGGCTCGGATAAGGGCATTCGCGAAGCATGGCTTCCGCTTTTCGATCGCTACGGCGTCGATCTCGTTTTATGCGGACACGACCATGACTATGAGCGCAGCTATCCCGTGCGCGGATGCAACCACCACGCGGGCATCGATGCCAAAACGGGCGAGCCCGTGGATACGCTGCAGCCGCGTCCGGTGCCGCATGCCGAACGCGGCAGCAACCGCTTCGACACGAGCCACGGCACAGTCCATCTGATCCTCGGCGGCGGCGGTACCAGCGCGCCGCTCGATGTCTATGGTGTCGATATCGGCAACGGCAACCCGCAGGCGAAGGTGTTTACGAAGCCTAACCGCCCGGTACCGGGCGCGACGGAAGGCACTTACCTGCGCAACGGCGCCGATGCGCTCGAGGATGCGATCTGGTCCGCGCAGCGCGATACGGCAACGGGGTACGGCATCGCCGTCTTCGATGTCGACCCGGGCGAGCGCGGCGGACATACGTCTATCACGATGAACTACTATCACGCGCCCGGTGCCGACCAGACGCCCACGGGCAACTACGAGTTGTTCGAAACGGTCACGCTGACGAAACGCCGGCGCGATTGA
- a CDS encoding CaiB/BaiF CoA transferase family protein — translation MQARPLEGIRVVDYSHFLAGPYVGRCLAALGAEVIKVERPGNGDAGRQHATVLDDQQSGYFLQLNMGKRGVSVNMKDSRGKEFMRRLCDSADVFVENYRPGALDKLGLGYAELSARNPRLVYCSISAYGHTGPDAHRAGFGLIAEAKSGIMQMVGTPGEPPPLLRISLGDMYTGIHAVAAINAALLGRAKSGRGQHIDMALYDTLVSMHEYAVQCYTLRGVLPEQTGHDMPTSTLYGVFRAADGDLVIAAQVDDAWKRLAALIETHDGPAGFGSDTRFHDSAGRNRHRQAILAVVAPWVAARLVSQVLELLDGIDVPCAKVQRIDEVLDDPQIQARGMVVEQHHPRYGTLRLPNLPFRFSHCDTTIRDVAPDLGQHNAKVAQSLGFSAAEIDAMQSEGVLYSRERP, via the coding sequence ATGCAGGCCCGTCCCCTCGAAGGCATTCGCGTTGTCGACTACAGCCACTTCCTCGCCGGCCCCTACGTGGGCCGCTGCCTTGCGGCCCTCGGCGCCGAAGTCATCAAGGTCGAGCGTCCCGGTAACGGCGACGCTGGACGACAGCACGCTACCGTGCTGGACGACCAGCAAAGCGGCTATTTCCTGCAGCTGAACATGGGCAAGCGCGGCGTCAGCGTCAACATGAAAGATTCGCGCGGCAAGGAGTTCATGCGCCGCCTGTGCGACTCGGCAGATGTATTCGTCGAAAATTACCGCCCCGGCGCGCTCGATAAACTCGGGCTGGGCTATGCCGAGTTGTCCGCACGCAATCCGCGCCTCGTTTACTGCTCGATTTCGGCATACGGCCACACGGGGCCCGACGCACATCGCGCCGGCTTTGGCCTGATCGCGGAAGCGAAGAGCGGCATCATGCAGATGGTAGGTACGCCTGGCGAGCCGCCGCCGCTGCTGCGCATTTCGCTCGGCGACATGTACACGGGCATCCACGCGGTGGCGGCCATCAACGCGGCGCTGCTCGGAAGGGCGAAGAGCGGACGCGGCCAGCACATCGACATGGCGCTGTACGACACGCTCGTGTCGATGCACGAGTACGCGGTGCAGTGCTACACGCTGCGAGGCGTGCTACCGGAGCAGACCGGCCACGATATGCCGACCTCGACGCTCTATGGCGTGTTTCGCGCGGCAGACGGCGATCTCGTGATCGCGGCACAAGTGGACGATGCGTGGAAGCGCCTTGCAGCATTGATCGAAACGCACGACGGACCTGCGGGCTTCGGCAGCGATACGCGCTTTCACGATAGCGCGGGCCGTAATAGACATCGGCAGGCGATTCTCGCTGTCGTAGCGCCTTGGGTTGCCGCACGCCTCGTCTCGCAGGTGCTCGAACTGCTGGATGGCATCGATGTGCCTTGCGCGAAGGTGCAGCGCATCGACGAGGTGCTCGACGATCCGCAGATCCAGGCGCGCGGCATGGTGGTCGAACAGCATCATCCGCGTTACGGAACGTTGCGTCTGCCCAACCTGCCTTTTCGCTTTTCTCATTGCGACACGACTATCCGCGACGTCGCGCCCGATCTTGGGCAGCACAACGCGAAGGTCGCGCAATCGCTCGGCTTTTCTGCCGCGGAGATCGACGCAATGCAAAGCGAAGGCGTTCTCTACTCGAGGGAGAGACCATGA
- a CDS encoding LLM class flavin-dependent oxidoreductase: MIPFSVLDLCPVPAGQTPADAFRHSLDLAQHAEHWGYRRFWLAEHHNMPGIASAATSVVIGHIAGGTKTIRVGSGGIMLPNHSPLVIAEQFGTLASLYADRIDLGLGRAPGTDQTTAHALRRDLHASAERFPEDVAELQRYFAEPVPGQRIRAVPGAGLNVPIWLLGSSLFSAQLAAGLGLPFAFASHFAPDYLLTALNVYRSQFRPSAVLAKPYAMVGVNLFAAATDEEGARLFTSLQQQFLALRRGTPGQLPPPVEQLDASEIERAGVSHSLACSAIGSPETVRAALESIIAQTQADELILTAQIYDHAARLRSFEIGAQVRDAIAATPAPAVS, encoded by the coding sequence ATGATTCCATTCTCGGTACTCGATCTTTGCCCCGTGCCTGCCGGCCAGACGCCGGCCGACGCCTTCCGCCATTCTCTCGATCTTGCGCAGCATGCGGAGCACTGGGGCTATCGACGCTTCTGGCTCGCCGAGCATCACAACATGCCGGGCATCGCGAGCGCGGCCACGTCGGTTGTGATCGGCCATATCGCGGGCGGCACGAAAACGATTCGCGTGGGCTCCGGCGGCATCATGCTGCCCAATCACTCGCCGCTCGTGATCGCCGAGCAGTTCGGCACGCTGGCCTCGCTTTATGCCGATCGGATCGATCTCGGTCTTGGCCGCGCACCCGGTACCGATCAGACGACTGCCCATGCCTTGCGGCGCGATCTGCATGCGAGCGCCGAGCGTTTTCCCGAAGACGTGGCCGAGTTGCAGCGGTATTTCGCCGAGCCGGTGCCCGGCCAGCGGATTCGCGCGGTGCCCGGCGCGGGCCTGAATGTGCCGATCTGGCTGCTGGGTTCGTCGCTGTTTTCGGCGCAGCTTGCCGCGGGGCTCGGGTTGCCGTTCGCATTTGCCTCGCATTTTGCGCCCGATTATCTGCTGACCGCACTGAACGTCTATCGGTCGCAATTCCGGCCTTCGGCGGTGTTGGCAAAGCCTTATGCGATGGTGGGAGTGAACCTCTTTGCGGCCGCGACCGATGAGGAAGGCGCGCGGCTTTTCACGTCGCTGCAGCAGCAATTCCTCGCTTTGCGGCGTGGCACGCCCGGGCAGTTGCCCCCGCCGGTGGAGCAGCTCGATGCGTCGGAGATCGAGCGGGCCGGCGTCTCGCATTCGCTCGCTTGCTCGGCCATCGGCAGTCCCGAAACGGTGCGCGCGGCCCTCGAGTCGATCATTGCGCAGACACAGGCGGACGAACTGATCCTGACGGCGCAGATCTACGATCACGCCGCACGGCTGCGCTCGTTCGAGATCGGTGCGCAGGTGCGGGATGCGATAGCGGCAACGCCGGCCCCGGCGGTGAGCTGA
- a CDS encoding YybH family protein, with amino-acid sequence MQPIRRLAAVLAACFSFFAFAVPAIAGGPRPRTEAALKAENARWADAFARGNYEAIGQLYTHDGALLPPGGDRVTGGNAIAAYFTQRSTGAKPDTVSFSNYEFYGNDRTVTEVSDVEIRDHVGNLKYRSKQVLLFLKEGGAWKLHRDIWNDYAAQKSDGR; translated from the coding sequence ATGCAACCGATTCGTCGTCTTGCTGCAGTCCTTGCAGCCTGTTTTTCCTTTTTCGCGTTTGCCGTGCCGGCAATTGCCGGCGGCCCGCGGCCTCGAACCGAAGCGGCCCTCAAAGCCGAGAACGCGCGATGGGCCGATGCCTTTGCGCGAGGGAACTACGAGGCGATAGGCCAGCTGTATACCCACGACGGCGCGCTCCTGCCGCCCGGCGGGGACAGAGTGACGGGTGGCAACGCGATTGCCGCGTACTTCACCCAGAGATCTACCGGGGCAAAACCCGACACCGTATCGTTCAGTAATTACGAGTTCTACGGTAACGACCGGACCGTGACGGAGGTCTCGGACGTGGAAATCCGCGACCATGTCGGAAACCTCAAATACCGCAGTAAGCAAGTCCTGCTCTTTCTGAAGGAGGGCGGCGCGTGGAAACTGCATCGTGACATCTGGAATGATTACGCTGCCCAGAAATCCGATGGCCGTTGA
- a CDS encoding glutathione binding-like protein, with product MNDLSPFHITGKWPAQHPERIQLYSLPTPNGVKVSIMLEETGLPYEPHLVRFDTNDQMSPEFLSLNPNNKIPAILDPNGPGGKPLALFESGAILIYLADKSGKFMPRDEAHRYETIQWVMFQMGGIGPMFGQLGFFHKFAGKEYEDKRPRDRYVAESRRLLGVLDGHLANRQWIMGDEYTIADIATFPWVRNLIGFYEAGELVGFEDFKHVRRVLDAFVARPAVVKGLDIPRRG from the coding sequence GTGAACGATCTTTCGCCCTTCCACATCACGGGCAAGTGGCCCGCGCAACACCCCGAGCGCATTCAGCTCTATTCGCTGCCCACGCCCAACGGCGTGAAAGTGTCGATCATGCTCGAGGAAACCGGCCTGCCCTATGAGCCGCATCTCGTGCGCTTCGACACGAACGACCAGATGTCGCCGGAATTCCTTTCGCTGAATCCGAACAACAAGATTCCGGCCATTCTCGATCCGAACGGCCCGGGCGGAAAGCCGCTCGCGTTGTTCGAATCGGGTGCCATTCTCATTTACCTGGCCGACAAGAGCGGGAAATTCATGCCTCGTGACGAGGCGCACCGCTACGAAACGATTCAGTGGGTCATGTTCCAGATGGGCGGCATCGGGCCGATGTTCGGGCAACTCGGGTTTTTCCATAAATTCGCGGGGAAGGAGTACGAGGACAAGCGGCCGCGCGACCGGTACGTTGCCGAGTCGCGGCGGCTGCTTGGCGTGCTCGATGGGCATCTGGCGAACCGGCAGTGGATCATGGGCGACGAGTACACCATCGCCGATATCGCCACCTTCCCGTGGGTGCGGAATCTGATCGGATTCTATGAAGCCGGCGAGTTGGTCGGTTTCGAAGATTTCAAGCACGTGCGCCGGGTGCTCGATGCATTCGTCGCGCGGCCGGCTGTCGTCAAGGGGCTCGATATTCCGCGGCGGGGGTGA
- a CDS encoding LysR family transcriptional regulator has translation MKPTDLPDLKLLQLFDLLYDTRSVTRAAEQLGQSQPTISIWLGRLRAYLQDPLFIRTAGGMAPTPQADALIGPCREILESLRRFVAWEIAFDPETAQRHFRICMTDASHITLLPRLLAHVRAQAPGIQLEVAGIDGNTERALESGEADLAIGYVPWLSGGIYQQQLYRQDWVCLTNRHHPRVRGRLGLKQYRSEGHVAIESGTGGQLLEQALARERIERDVVLQLPGFLGLGTIVQTTDLVATLPRHIGETLAQASDLAVHSCPIPVDGFAVRQHWHARYHHEAGNRWLRDVIIQLFGGHRETEPKALRATSRRL, from the coding sequence ATGAAGCCGACCGACCTGCCTGATCTGAAACTGCTGCAGCTGTTCGACCTTCTGTACGACACGCGCAGCGTCACGCGCGCGGCCGAGCAATTGGGGCAGAGTCAGCCGACCATCAGCATCTGGCTCGGGCGGCTGCGAGCGTATTTGCAGGACCCGCTGTTTATCCGCACCGCCGGCGGCATGGCACCGACGCCTCAGGCCGACGCCCTGATCGGGCCGTGTCGCGAAATTCTCGAATCGCTCAGGCGCTTCGTCGCGTGGGAGATCGCGTTCGATCCTGAAACCGCGCAGCGGCACTTTCGGATTTGCATGACGGATGCGAGCCATATCACGCTGCTGCCGAGGCTGCTCGCACATGTGCGGGCGCAGGCGCCCGGCATCCAGCTCGAGGTGGCGGGGATCGACGGCAACACCGAACGGGCGCTGGAGTCGGGCGAAGCCGATCTCGCCATCGGCTATGTCCCGTGGCTCAGCGGCGGCATCTACCAGCAGCAGCTTTATCGACAAGACTGGGTGTGCCTGACGAACCGGCATCATCCGCGCGTTCGCGGGCGGCTCGGGTTGAAGCAGTACCGTTCCGAGGGGCATGTCGCCATCGAATCGGGCACGGGTGGTCAGTTGCTCGAACAGGCGCTGGCGCGCGAGCGCATCGAGCGCGATGTCGTGCTGCAATTGCCGGGTTTCCTGGGGCTCGGAACGATCGTCCAGACCACCGATCTGGTCGCCACGCTGCCTCGGCACATTGGCGAAACGCTCGCGCAGGCCAGCGATCTCGCCGTTCATTCATGCCCGATTCCCGTGGATGGCTTCGCCGTCCGGCAACACTGGCATGCGCGGTATCACCACGAGGCTGGGAATCGCTGGTTGCGTGATGTGATCATTCAGCTGTTTGGAGGGCATCGTGAGACAGAGCCGAAGGCGCTGCGCGCCACTTCACGAAGACTATGA
- a CDS encoding VOC family protein yields the protein MNGSKAYLEHVAIRVKDIRWHIRFFEDVFGMSMREVDGTVDAPRQYWTLGGLQFVHAPQYEGPEGRLAHLGVMCEDLEAALAAAQTYDVSAMPQGRNWLRLPDGLAVELIQARPASCVAQALSIDPRAEA from the coding sequence ATGAACGGCTCGAAGGCTTACCTGGAGCATGTGGCCATCCGGGTGAAGGACATCCGTTGGCACATCCGCTTTTTCGAAGACGTGTTCGGCATGAGCATGCGCGAAGTCGACGGCACCGTCGACGCGCCACGCCAGTACTGGACGCTCGGCGGCCTGCAGTTCGTTCATGCGCCGCAGTACGAAGGCCCCGAAGGGCGCCTCGCCCATCTTGGTGTCATGTGCGAAGACCTGGAAGCAGCGCTGGCCGCGGCCCAGACCTATGACGTCAGCGCAATGCCGCAAGGGCGCAACTGGCTGCGTCTGCCCGACGGGCTCGCCGTCGAACTGATTCAGGCCCGGCCCGCGTCGTGTGTCGCACAGGCGCTGAGCATCGACCCGCGCGCGGAGGCGTGA
- a CDS encoding DJ-1/PfpI family protein, whose amino-acid sequence MTDNSENNGSEKPLTGAGCSRRDILKFGGIATLSAVLGGGALLGRATPALAQVASKSELAPNDPLDILIVNYDGGTLLDFAGPSEIFHRLPNTNVRYASLNGGDVTLEFGVVYGKTERLADIDKTDLILVPGGSNLTAPMRPGYQAQIRRLAESAKHVTSVCNGSLVLAATGILKGKRSACHWAFVNKLSEYGAIPVPDRFVEDDNGRFMSGGGVTAGIDFALRVAQKLRGQQAAEFTQLVIEYDPAPPFHSGHPKDARPEVVAMVDKKLPGASRGLARIPGVR is encoded by the coding sequence TTGACCGACAATAGCGAAAACAACGGCTCCGAAAAGCCACTCACTGGAGCAGGCTGTTCGCGCCGCGATATTCTCAAGTTCGGCGGCATCGCCACGCTGAGCGCCGTGCTGGGTGGCGGAGCCCTCCTTGGGCGCGCCACGCCTGCTCTTGCGCAGGTAGCCAGCAAGAGCGAACTTGCTCCGAATGACCCGCTCGACATTTTGATTGTCAATTACGACGGCGGAACGCTTCTCGACTTCGCCGGCCCCAGCGAAATTTTCCACCGGTTACCGAATACGAACGTTCGCTACGCGAGCCTCAACGGAGGCGACGTGACCCTGGAGTTCGGGGTCGTGTATGGCAAGACTGAACGACTGGCCGATATCGACAAGACAGACCTGATTCTGGTGCCCGGCGGATCGAATTTGACTGCGCCGATGCGGCCCGGGTATCAAGCGCAGATCCGGCGCCTGGCGGAAAGCGCCAAACATGTGACGTCGGTTTGCAACGGATCGCTGGTGCTTGCTGCAACGGGCATTCTCAAGGGTAAGCGAAGCGCCTGCCATTGGGCCTTCGTCAACAAGCTGTCGGAATATGGCGCGATTCCCGTGCCGGATCGGTTCGTGGAAGACGACAACGGCCGGTTTATGAGCGGCGGCGGCGTGACGGCAGGCATCGATTTCGCACTTCGCGTCGCACAGAAGCTGCGCGGCCAGCAGGCCGCCGAATTCACGCAGCTCGTGATCGAATACGATCCCGCTCCGCCGTTCCATTCCGGTCATCCCAAAGACGCACGGCCGGAAGTCGTCGCGATGGTCGACAAAAAACTGCCCGGAGCATCCAGGGGGCTGGCACGAATCCCAGGCGTTCGCTGA
- a CDS encoding helix-turn-helix domain-containing protein → MDIHPIRTEADYEAALKAVSALVDMEPASGTPEGDKLEILAILVEKYEAEHFPMAAPNPIDAIKYRMEQAGLSVRDMQPYIGNSNRVYEVLAGRRALSLGMIRKLHDGLHIPADVLIGIA, encoded by the coding sequence ATGGATATTCACCCGATTCGAACCGAGGCCGATTACGAGGCCGCCCTGAAGGCGGTGTCTGCGCTCGTCGACATGGAGCCTGCTTCGGGCACGCCGGAAGGCGACAAGTTGGAGATTCTGGCGATCCTCGTCGAGAAGTATGAGGCGGAGCACTTCCCGATGGCGGCCCCGAACCCGATCGACGCGATCAAATATCGGATGGAACAGGCGGGCCTGTCGGTCCGCGACATGCAGCCGTACATTGGGAACAGCAACCGCGTGTATGAGGTGCTGGCCGGCCGGCGCGCGTTGAGCCTCGGTATGATCCGCAAGCTGCACGATGGGCTGCATATTCCCGCCGACGTGCTGATCGGAATCGCATAA
- a CDS encoding ketopantoate reductase family protein, giving the protein MKIAILGAGALGCAIGATLTEGGHETWLLDRSPVHVETMRRDGLRVDDDNGSRRIPVRAATQVREVGVADLVIVLVKSFHTDSAMRGALDLIGPDTLVLSLQNGIGHEDVLADIVGRERVLAGKTYVGGVLHGPGHIHSGVTGKVTCIGELDGQITARVQAISDAFNAARMTTTISDNIMGTIWDKLLVNVATGAITGITRLTYGQLYDEPLLKATSLAAIGEAMAVAQAARIALSITDPEQAWVLAADGLSPAFKTSMLQSLEKGSVTEIDFIHGAVVRWGQRLGVPTPVNATLVACIKGIERAMADEARKEAIA; this is encoded by the coding sequence GTGAAGATTGCGATTCTCGGCGCCGGCGCGCTAGGCTGCGCCATCGGCGCCACCCTTACGGAGGGCGGCCACGAAACCTGGCTGCTGGACCGTTCGCCCGTCCATGTCGAAACGATGCGTCGCGACGGTCTGCGGGTCGATGACGATAACGGCTCTCGGCGTATTCCGGTGCGAGCTGCGACGCAAGTGCGCGAAGTCGGCGTGGCCGACCTGGTCATCGTGCTGGTCAAGTCCTTCCACACCGACTCCGCCATGCGCGGCGCACTCGATCTGATCGGGCCCGACACGCTCGTGCTGTCGCTTCAAAACGGAATCGGGCACGAAGACGTGCTCGCCGATATCGTGGGCCGCGAGCGCGTGCTCGCGGGCAAGACCTATGTCGGCGGCGTGTTGCATGGCCCGGGGCATATCCACTCGGGCGTCACCGGTAAGGTGACCTGCATCGGCGAGCTCGATGGCCAGATTACGGCCCGCGTGCAGGCGATCTCCGACGCGTTCAACGCTGCCAGGATGACGACCACGATCAGCGACAACATCATGGGCACGATATGGGACAAGTTGCTCGTCAACGTGGCCACGGGCGCGATCACGGGCATCACGCGTCTCACCTACGGTCAGCTTTACGACGAGCCGTTGTTGAAGGCGACGTCGCTCGCGGCCATCGGCGAGGCGATGGCGGTCGCACAGGCGGCCCGCATCGCGTTGTCGATAACAGACCCCGAACAGGCCTGGGTGCTCGCAGCTGATGGTCTCTCTCCCGCATTCAAGACGTCGATGCTGCAAAGCCTCGAAAAAGGCTCGGTCACGGAGATCGATTTCATCCATGGCGCGGTAGTGCGCTGGGGGCAACGACTCGGCGTGCCGACGCCCGTCAACGCGACGCTGGTGGCGTGCATCAAAGGCATCGAACGGGCGATGGCCGATGAAGCGCGTAAGGAGGCAATCGCATGA
- a CDS encoding MaoC family dehydratase: protein MTVIDRYWDDAREGDECVSPSYTVTKERILAYADLTGDHTPVHVDEAYANASHFGCLVAHGLFGLSIADGLKTRSDYRFLPGMSLGWTWDFLLPIKVNDRLHVKFRVGAMRPSNSRPAWGIVVLPSELINQDDQVVQRGEHRLMVPRRPGAY from the coding sequence ATGACTGTCATCGACAGGTACTGGGACGACGCCCGCGAGGGCGACGAGTGCGTGAGCCCGAGCTATACCGTGACGAAGGAGCGCATCCTCGCCTATGCCGATCTCACCGGCGACCATACACCCGTGCACGTGGACGAGGCCTATGCCAATGCGAGCCACTTTGGTTGCCTCGTCGCGCATGGACTGTTCGGGCTCTCGATTGCCGACGGCCTCAAGACCCGGAGCGACTATCGTTTTCTGCCCGGCATGTCGCTCGGTTGGACCTGGGATTTCCTGTTGCCCATCAAGGTCAACGACCGCCTGCACGTGAAGTTTCGCGTCGGTGCGATGCGTCCCAGCAACAGCCGTCCGGCCTGGGGTATCGTCGTGCTGCCATCCGAATTGATCAATCAGGACGACCAGGTAGTTCAACGCGGCGAGCATCGCCTGATGGTGCCGCGCCGGCCGGGAGCGTACTGA
- a CDS encoding GlxA family transcriptional regulator: MHRIGFFVCSGYDALDLGGPLSAFNQVATAAGHTPYDLHVISQSGGPVRGNTGLSIETKPVGRRMFDTVVFVGGDIGPMQTPENIAAARKLGARASRVASVCTGAFLLAETGLLDGLKATTHWRYAALLQSRFPRTRVEGDSIYIVDGHIWTSAGIASGIDLALGLIEKDMGAEVARAVSRLLVVPYRRPGGQSQFSAMSQMEPESDRIRIALNFAREHLAEALPVERLAEAARLSPRQFGRAFRRETGETPAKAVERLRVEAARLRLQDGSEPIEQIALAVGFTDPERMRRAFIKLHGHPPQAIRRESRLNSAR, from the coding sequence ATGCATCGAATTGGATTCTTTGTTTGCAGCGGCTACGATGCACTCGATCTCGGTGGGCCACTTTCGGCTTTTAACCAAGTGGCCACAGCCGCTGGCCATACTCCGTACGATCTTCATGTCATCTCGCAGTCCGGAGGCCCGGTCCGTGGCAATACCGGCCTCTCGATCGAGACCAAGCCGGTCGGAAGGCGCATGTTCGACACCGTCGTTTTCGTGGGCGGCGATATCGGCCCGATGCAGACACCGGAGAACATCGCCGCTGCCAGGAAATTGGGCGCCAGGGCGTCGCGCGTGGCGAGCGTGTGCACTGGAGCGTTTCTGCTTGCGGAAACCGGTTTGCTGGATGGCTTGAAAGCAACAACGCACTGGCGATACGCAGCGCTGTTGCAGTCCCGCTTCCCTCGGACCCGGGTGGAAGGCGATAGCATCTACATCGTAGACGGTCACATCTGGACCTCGGCGGGCATTGCCTCCGGAATCGATCTGGCGCTCGGGTTGATTGAAAAAGACATGGGCGCGGAAGTCGCACGCGCTGTTTCCAGGCTTCTGGTTGTTCCGTATCGTCGACCGGGCGGGCAGTCTCAATTCTCCGCCATGTCGCAAATGGAGCCGGAATCGGATCGCATCCGCATTGCTCTGAACTTCGCGAGAGAACATCTGGCTGAAGCGCTACCGGTGGAACGATTGGCCGAAGCCGCAAGATTGAGTCCGAGGCAGTTCGGACGCGCATTTCGCCGGGAAACCGGGGAAACACCTGCCAAGGCTGTCGAACGGTTGCGCGTCGAAGCCGCGAGGCTGCGCCTGCAGGACGGTAGCGAACCCATCGAACAAATTGCGCTGGCTGTGGGATTCACTGATCCGGAACGCATGCGGAGGGCCTTCATCAAACTGCATGGCCACCCTCCGCAGGCGATCCGGCGCGAGAGCAGATTGAACTCTGCGCGCTGA